Proteins co-encoded in one Pseudorhizobium banfieldiae genomic window:
- a CDS encoding DedA family protein yields MPEQLIAIVQDYGALGLAAILMASCVGLPVPSSLVMMALGSFLQHEDMDILPYFLIGFGGAVAGDQAGYMIGRLGSGLLEQGSGGPAWLATSLARAAAFQNRWSDLGIFLSRWLLSPLGPWVNLYSGLTHYSWARFSLLVIAGEFVWVSVYLGAGMLFSSSVAALADILGSLTWFLVTGTVAIALGWKLVTTLRSKSNPDKIRM; encoded by the coding sequence GTGCCGGAACAGCTCATCGCCATCGTCCAGGACTATGGCGCGCTAGGCCTTGCCGCGATCCTGATGGCGAGCTGCGTAGGTCTGCCCGTTCCCAGCTCGCTCGTGATGATGGCGCTCGGATCCTTCCTTCAGCATGAAGACATGGACATCCTCCCCTACTTCCTCATCGGCTTCGGTGGAGCGGTCGCCGGAGACCAGGCCGGCTACATGATCGGTAGGCTTGGTTCCGGCCTTCTTGAGCAAGGGAGCGGCGGACCGGCCTGGCTGGCGACATCGCTTGCCAGAGCCGCAGCCTTCCAGAATCGCTGGAGCGATCTCGGCATCTTTCTCAGCCGCTGGCTGCTCAGCCCGCTCGGGCCCTGGGTCAACCTCTATTCCGGCCTCACCCACTACTCGTGGGCCAGGTTTTCCCTTCTCGTGATCGCAGGGGAGTTCGTCTGGGTTTCCGTCTATCTTGGTGCCGGGATGCTCTTCAGCAGCAGCGTTGCAGCACTGGCGGATATCCTCGGGTCCCTGACGTGGTTCCTGGTTACGGGGACCGTCGCCATCGCACTCGGCTGGAAGCTTGTGACCACGCTTCGCTCCAAGTCGAATCCCGACAAGATACGGATGTAA
- a CDS encoding DUF2243 domain-containing protein — translation MTAASVGPEEAGRGGLPATLIWAGYALGFGLGGFFDGILLHQILQWHHLLSGLEEARQDIRLLILTDGLFHALMYVIAAAGLWLLWRSRAAFAVSGADRLLFANAMIGFGAWHILDSVLSHWILGIHRIRMDVDNQLFWDLLWFVVFGLVPLALGTYLRRNGNGGGGRRVPKGPAGLALAVLIAGPLAALPAPDDGTVMVVFGPGTTPAQAMQGLEASGGRLLWSHASETVWAVDISGGGDANRFYDHGALLISNSILSAGCLNWTQL, via the coding sequence ATGACAGCGGCATCCGTCGGTCCGGAAGAGGCTGGTCGCGGCGGCTTGCCCGCAACGCTGATCTGGGCCGGGTACGCGCTGGGCTTCGGGCTGGGTGGGTTCTTCGACGGGATACTGCTGCATCAGATCCTGCAATGGCATCATCTCCTGAGCGGCCTGGAGGAGGCGCGTCAGGACATCCGCCTTCTGATCCTGACGGACGGTCTTTTCCACGCTCTCATGTATGTCATCGCCGCGGCGGGGTTGTGGCTGCTGTGGCGTTCTCGCGCTGCCTTCGCTGTCAGCGGTGCAGACAGGCTTCTGTTCGCGAACGCGATGATCGGTTTCGGCGCCTGGCACATCCTCGACAGTGTCCTTTCCCACTGGATACTCGGAATTCACCGGATCCGGATGGACGTCGACAACCAGTTGTTCTGGGACCTCCTCTGGTTTGTCGTCTTCGGCCTCGTCCCCTTGGCCCTTGGCACCTACTTGCGCCGGAACGGCAATGGAGGCGGCGGGCGTCGGGTCCCCAAGGGGCCGGCCGGACTGGCCTTGGCGGTCCTCATCGCAGGCCCCCTCGCAGCGCTGCCTGCGCCAGACGACGGGACTGTGATGGTCGTGTTCGGTCCCGGCACCACTCCGGCACAGGCCATGCAGGGACTTGAGGCGAGCGGCGGACGCCTCCTTTGGTCCCACGCGTCCGAGACGGTCTGGGCTGTCGACATTTCCGGTGGAGGGGATGCGAACCGGTTCTACGACCATGGAGCCCTCCTGATCAGCAATTCGATCCTGTCGGCAGGATGTCTCAACTGGACTCAGCTCTAG